Proteins from a genomic interval of Tenacibaculum sp. SZ-18:
- a CDS encoding amidohydrolase, whose product MKKLITLTLLSVTIFSCNQKQEADIIVKNAKVYTVNNDFASAESFAIKDGKFLAVGTNEEIDQKYNSSNIVDADEKAVYPGLIDGHCHFFRFGLQLQKVDVTGTNSYDEVLEKIVAFQKEKNLPFITGRGWDQNDWEVQKFPTKEKLDELFPDTPVAITRVDGHAMLVNQKALNISGITENSTVEGGEFIRENGKLTGVLIDNAMDFVKVPAASKKEQIEALKEAEKINFSYGLTTVVDAGLEKENIELIDSLQQAGALKIKIYAMVSATQPQLDYYIKKGIIKTDRLNIRSFKVYGDGALGSRGAAMKEPYSDRHNHFGALIYSPERYREIAKQIAASEYQMNTHAIGDSANYLMLKTYHDVLKGQTNRRWRIEHAQIVDKADFNLFKNVVPSIQPTHATSDMYWAEDRVGKERIKGGYAFKTLLNTYGKVALGTDYPVEKVSPFLTFYAAVARKDLNNYPENGYQMENALTREETLKGMTIWNAYANFEENEKGSIEVGKMADFVILDQDIMTVDIKNVPNTKVISTYVNGEKVH is encoded by the coding sequence ATGAAAAAACTAATCACATTAACACTTTTAAGTGTTACCATATTCTCTTGTAATCAGAAACAAGAGGCTGATATTATTGTAAAAAACGCTAAAGTTTACACCGTAAATAACGACTTTGCTTCAGCAGAAAGTTTTGCCATCAAAGATGGGAAGTTTTTAGCGGTTGGAACAAATGAAGAAATTGATCAAAAATATAATTCTTCGAACATTGTAGACGCAGATGAAAAAGCTGTTTATCCTGGTTTAATCGACGGGCATTGTCACTTTTTTAGATTTGGTTTACAACTTCAAAAAGTAGATGTTACTGGAACTAACAGTTACGATGAAGTCCTTGAAAAAATTGTAGCTTTTCAAAAAGAAAAGAATCTTCCTTTTATTACAGGACGTGGATGGGATCAAAATGATTGGGAAGTGCAAAAATTTCCAACTAAAGAAAAATTAGATGAACTTTTTCCAGACACTCCAGTTGCAATCACTCGTGTTGATGGACATGCAATGTTGGTAAATCAAAAAGCTCTTAACATTTCAGGAATTACAGAAAACTCAACTGTAGAAGGTGGAGAATTCATACGCGAAAATGGGAAACTAACTGGAGTGCTTATTGATAATGCAATGGATTTTGTTAAAGTTCCTGCTGCATCAAAAAAGGAACAAATTGAAGCATTAAAAGAAGCGGAAAAAATTAATTTCTCTTATGGTTTAACAACTGTAGTTGATGCTGGTTTAGAGAAAGAAAACATTGAATTGATTGACAGTTTACAACAAGCTGGAGCATTAAAAATAAAAATCTACGCAATGGTTTCTGCAACACAACCACAGTTAGATTATTACATCAAAAAAGGTATTATTAAAACAGATCGTTTAAATATTCGATCATTTAAAGTTTATGGAGATGGAGCCTTGGGTTCGAGAGGTGCTGCAATGAAAGAACCATATAGTGACAGACACAATCATTTTGGAGCTTTAATATATTCTCCTGAACGCTACAGAGAAATTGCAAAACAAATTGCAGCTTCAGAATACCAAATGAATACGCATGCCATTGGTGATTCGGCAAATTATTTAATGTTAAAAACCTATCATGATGTTTTAAAAGGTCAAACCAATAGACGCTGGAGAATTGAACATGCTCAAATTGTAGACAAAGCTGATTTTAATTTATTCAAAAATGTAGTTCCTTCAATTCAACCTACACACGCTACTTCCGATATGTACTGGGCTGAAGATAGAGTTGGAAAAGAAAGAATTAAAGGTGGATATGCATTTAAGACATTATTGAACACCTATGGAAAGGTTGCCTTAGGAACAGATTATCCTGTTGAAAAAGTAAGTCCGTTTTTAACTTTCTATGCTGCAGTTGCTAGAAAAGATTTAAACAATTATCCAGAAAATGGATACCAAATGGAAAACGCATTAACTCGAGAAGAAACTTTAAAAGGAATGACGATCTGGAATGCTTATGCAAACTTCGAAGAAAATGAAAAAGGAAGTATTGAAGTTGGTAAAATGGCTGATTTCGTTATTCTTGATCAAGATATTATGACAGTTGATATTAAAAATGTTCCGAATACAAAAGTTATATCGACTTACGTAAACGGAGAAAAAGTGCACTAA
- a CDS encoding sigma-70 family RNA polymerase sigma factor, whose product MTTQEVWTTYHKDLKRFIISKTKDAVVADDILQDAFIRIHNKLHTLKDTSKLKSWIFTITRNSIYDHFKSQGKSITFDNSDIPVEIEDHIHTEKDCLRGIVTNLPKKYRTPLFLADIKGLKQQDIASQLNLPLPTVKSQIKRARQMIVQGFMDCCGFKLNKNGKLVGEIQEKAECKICN is encoded by the coding sequence ATGACTACCCAAGAAGTTTGGACTACATACCATAAAGATTTAAAGCGTTTTATCATCAGTAAAACCAAAGATGCAGTTGTTGCTGATGACATTTTACAAGATGCTTTTATCAGAATACACAATAAACTCCATACATTAAAAGATACTTCAAAATTAAAGTCATGGATTTTCACGATTACTAGAAATTCGATTTACGACCATTTTAAATCTCAAGGGAAAAGTATCACATTTGACAACTCCGATATTCCTGTAGAAATTGAAGATCACATTCATACAGAAAAAGACTGTTTAAGAGGAATTGTAACAAATCTTCCCAAAAAGTACAGAACTCCTTTGTTTTTAGCCGATATAAAAGGTTTGAAACAACAAGATATTGCGAGTCAGCTTAACCTACCTCTACCAACAGTAAAATCTCAAATTAAGCGAGCTCGACAAATGATTGTTCAAGGATTTATGGATTGCTGTGGGTTTAAATTAAATAAGAACGGTAAATTAGTAGGCGAAATACAAGAAAAAGCAGAATGTAAAATTTGTAACTGA
- a CDS encoding Crp/Fnr family transcriptional regulator: MKIKHKLSIPFNEIFHGINLSNQEKEFIQQKIETVIVKKDDILFKQGDIIDHQYYVYDGCLRTYHIDENGKEHTLQFAIKHWWISDYIAYFGDKKSVLFVECIRDAQLFKINKENFEAIYQFSPKIEALFRQKLEKALVRNEKRILANLTNSAKERYLAFLKKYPLIEKSIKNYHIASYLGITTESLSRIRKEIASDH, from the coding sequence TTGAAAATTAAACATAAACTTTCTATTCCTTTTAATGAAATCTTTCATGGCATCAATTTATCGAACCAAGAAAAAGAGTTTATTCAGCAAAAAATAGAAACCGTAATTGTAAAAAAAGATGACATTCTTTTTAAACAAGGTGACATAATTGACCATCAATATTACGTTTATGATGGCTGTTTAAGAACCTATCACATAGATGAGAATGGCAAGGAACATACATTACAATTTGCGATTAAACATTGGTGGATTAGTGATTACATTGCTTACTTCGGAGATAAGAAATCGGTTTTATTTGTCGAATGTATAAGAGACGCTCAACTATTTAAAATAAACAAAGAAAATTTTGAAGCTATTTATCAATTCAGTCCGAAAATTGAGGCGCTCTTTCGTCAAAAATTAGAAAAAGCTTTAGTTAGAAACGAAAAGCGAATTCTTGCTAACTTAACAAATTCAGCTAAGGAAAGATATTTAGCATTTTTAAAAAAATATCCACTTATTGAAAAGAGCATAAAAAATTATCATATTGCTTCTTATTTAGGAATAACTACCGAAAGTTTAAGTAGAATCAGAAAAGAAATTGCATCTGATCATTAA
- a CDS encoding type 1 glutamine amidotransferase domain-containing protein, with protein MKKVLFVVTSHDELGNTGEKTGFWVEEFASPYYLLADKNIDITIASPKGGQPPIDPKSELPDFQTPATERYYKDSELLEKMTKTIPLSEIKESEFDAVFYPGGHGPLWDLAEDKNSIKLIESFYNNNKPVGAVCHAPAIFKNTKTEGKPLVNGKNVTGFSNTEEDAVQLTDVVPFLVENMLQENGGNYSKKEDWHPYAIEDGNLITGQNPASSELVADLLYKQLF; from the coding sequence ATGAAAAAAGTATTATTTGTAGTTACCAGTCATGATGAACTTGGAAATACAGGAGAAAAAACAGGTTTTTGGGTAGAAGAATTTGCAAGTCCATATTATCTTTTAGCTGACAAAAATATTGATATTACAATTGCTTCACCAAAAGGAGGTCAGCCTCCAATTGATCCAAAAAGTGAATTACCAGATTTTCAAACTCCTGCAACAGAACGTTATTATAAAGATTCTGAACTATTGGAAAAAATGACAAAAACGATTCCATTATCAGAAATAAAAGAAAGTGAATTTGATGCAGTATTTTATCCTGGGGGACACGGACCTTTATGGGATTTAGCAGAAGATAAAAACTCAATTAAATTAATTGAATCTTTCTACAATAACAATAAACCGGTGGGAGCAGTTTGTCACGCACCTGCTATTTTTAAAAACACAAAAACTGAAGGAAAACCTTTGGTAAATGGTAAAAACGTAACTGGATTTAGTAATACTGAAGAAGATGCCGTTCAGTTAACTGATGTAGTTCCTTTCCTTGTAGAAAACATGTTACAAGAAAACGGCGGAAACTATAGTAAAAAAGAAGACTGGCATCCATATGCAATTGAAGACGGAAATTTAATTACTGGTCAAAACCCAGCTTCATCTGAATTAGTTGCCGATTTATTGTACAAGCAACTATTCTAA
- a CDS encoding DUF4231 domain-containing protein: MIQNNSNFEILQNEIQKMINYTSKKSTKNKRKSFYIYISVAISSALITFLVAIGDDFPVWKETLKMSTLFFSALSTILAAWDGFYNHKELWVIYGETRHYLKELYLKTRLASESDKNNPEYINKLHKEYQSIVSKGNFKWKELRMDDND, encoded by the coding sequence ATGATTCAGAATAATTCTAACTTTGAAATCTTACAGAATGAGATTCAAAAAATGATTAATTACACTTCTAAAAAAAGTACGAAAAACAAAAGAAAATCATTTTATATTTATATTTCCGTAGCTATTTCATCCGCGTTAATTACTTTTTTAGTTGCTATTGGAGACGATTTTCCTGTTTGGAAAGAAACATTAAAAATGTCTACTTTATTTTTTAGCGCTCTTAGTACCATATTGGCTGCTTGGGATGGCTTCTATAACCATAAAGAACTTTGGGTTATCTATGGAGAAACACGTCACTATCTTAAAGAATTATATCTAAAGACTAGATTAGCAAGTGAAAGCGACAAAAACAATCCAGAGTATATTAATAAACTTCATAAAGAATACCAATCTATTGTAAGTAAAGGTAATTTCAAGTGGAAAGAATTACGAATGGACGATAATGATTAA
- a CDS encoding Crp/Fnr family transcriptional regulator translates to MKSKPLIDYFNRIVSLSSEEEEMIREKVIYRRYLKDQYLVQQGDVCKHINFIVEGCVKQFYASPDGLEHILMFAIEDWWASDMGSFITQTPADYNVQCIEKTELIQLNHAHVEELFISIPKLERCFRKITERALVASQKRIVRNFSKTAKERYLFFKENYPTIENRIPQYMLASYLGITKEFLSRIKSQIAKEGKS, encoded by the coding sequence ATGAAAAGTAAACCTCTTATAGATTATTTTAATCGTATTGTTTCTCTATCAAGTGAAGAGGAAGAAATGATTCGCGAGAAAGTTATCTATCGAAGATATTTAAAAGATCAATATTTGGTGCAACAAGGTGATGTATGTAAACATATTAACTTTATTGTTGAAGGTTGTGTAAAACAATTTTATGCAAGTCCTGATGGTTTAGAACATATACTAATGTTCGCCATTGAAGATTGGTGGGCCTCAGATATGGGAAGTTTTATTACACAAACTCCAGCCGATTACAATGTCCAGTGTATTGAAAAGACCGAGTTAATTCAATTAAATCATGCCCATGTAGAAGAACTATTTATTTCTATTCCCAAATTAGAACGATGCTTCAGAAAAATTACCGAACGAGCACTTGTGGCCTCTCAAAAAAGAATCGTCAGAAACTTCAGCAAAACAGCAAAAGAGAGATATTTATTTTTCAAAGAGAACTACCCTACTATTGAAAATAGAATTCCGCAATATATGCTCGCTTCATATTTAGGAATTACCAAAGAATTTCTTAGTAGAATTAAAAGTCAGATTGCCAAAGAAGGTAAAAGTTAA
- a CDS encoding YceI family protein — MRNSIKKGLGLALISLFTLSFTTIKRETKQISASKSKIEWKAYKVTGSHNGTVTIKSGYLNFDDNKLSGGSITIDMTTINTTDLSGKAKKGLDGHLKSADFFGVEKHKTSALNFTKVKATGNNAYEVTANLTIKGITKKVNFIISINGNKATASLKVDRTKFGIKYGSSSFFDNLKDKAIYDEFDLVTELELN; from the coding sequence ATGAGAAATTCAATAAAAAAAGGATTAGGTTTAGCACTCATCTCTTTATTCACGCTCTCTTTTACAACGATTAAAAGAGAAACTAAACAAATTAGTGCGAGCAAAAGTAAAATCGAATGGAAAGCATATAAAGTTACAGGTTCTCACAATGGAACAGTAACTATTAAGTCTGGTTACTTAAATTTTGACGATAACAAATTATCAGGAGGTTCAATTACAATAGACATGACAACTATTAATACAACCGACTTATCTGGAAAAGCAAAAAAAGGCTTAGACGGACATTTAAAATCTGCTGATTTCTTTGGGGTTGAAAAACATAAAACCTCTGCATTAAACTTTACCAAAGTTAAAGCAACAGGAAATAATGCTTATGAAGTTACCGCTAACCTTACTATTAAAGGCATTACAAAAAAGGTAAACTTTATAATCTCAATCAACGGAAACAAAGCTACTGCTTCATTGAAAGTTGACAGAACGAAATTTGGTATTAAATATGGGTCTTCTAGCTTTTTTGATAATTTAAAAGACAAAGCTATTTATGACGAATTTGATTTAGTTACCGAATTGGAATTAAACTAA